Proteins found in one Bacillus subtilis subsp. subtilis str. 168 genomic segment:
- the fhuB gene encoding ferrichrome ABC transporter (permease) (Evidence 2a: Function from experimental evidences in other organisms; PubMedId: 8388528, 12354229, 15849754, 16850406, 24362930; Product type t : transporter) produces the protein MHFHFCSKHSIKSAEKSDILKQQLIIIISNRKEVRQLSQHKNIRTASEEIQWTSRTYGAVIVLIAGLCLLCLGAFLSISLGAADIHLRTVWEAIFHYQPTKTSHQIIHDLRLPRTAAAALVGALLAVSGAIMQGMTRNPLAEPSIMGVTSGSAFAVSIAFAFFPGLSAMGLVLWSFAGAGLGASTVMGIGMFSRGGLTPVKLALAGTAVTYFFTGISTAIAIRFDVAQDISFWYAGGVAGVKWSGVQLLLIAGAVGLTLAFFIARSVTVLSLGDDLAKGLGQYTSAVKLVGMLIVVILTGAAVSIAGTIAFIGLIIPHITRFLVGVDYRWIIPCSAVLGAVLLVFADIAARLVNAPFETPVGALTSLIGVPFFFYLARRERRGL, from the coding sequence ATGCATTTTCATTTTTGTTCAAAACACTCTATTAAATCAGCTGAAAAAAGTGATATACTGAAACAGCAATTGATAATCATTATCAGTAACAGAAAGGAAGTACGGCAGTTGAGTCAACATAAAAATATACGGACTGCATCAGAAGAAATCCAATGGACGTCAAGGACATATGGCGCGGTCATCGTCCTTATCGCAGGTCTATGCCTGCTTTGCCTTGGCGCATTTTTATCCATATCCCTAGGTGCAGCGGATATTCATTTGCGCACTGTATGGGAGGCCATTTTTCATTATCAGCCGACAAAGACATCTCACCAAATTATACATGATCTTCGGCTTCCGAGAACGGCGGCTGCCGCGCTTGTAGGCGCATTGTTGGCAGTGTCGGGAGCAATCATGCAGGGGATGACGAGAAACCCTTTGGCAGAGCCTTCGATTATGGGTGTGACATCAGGCTCTGCGTTTGCGGTTTCGATTGCGTTTGCCTTTTTTCCCGGACTTTCTGCAATGGGGCTTGTGCTATGGTCCTTTGCGGGAGCGGGGCTGGGGGCATCGACGGTAATGGGCATAGGCATGTTTTCAAGGGGCGGACTTACGCCTGTAAAGCTTGCTCTGGCGGGTACGGCAGTTACTTATTTCTTTACCGGCATTTCAACTGCCATTGCAATCCGCTTTGATGTCGCTCAGGATATCAGCTTTTGGTACGCAGGCGGGGTAGCGGGTGTGAAATGGTCGGGGGTCCAGCTTTTGCTTATTGCAGGGGCTGTCGGTTTAACGCTCGCGTTTTTCATCGCCCGGTCTGTTACAGTGTTAAGTCTCGGTGACGATCTGGCAAAAGGGCTTGGACAATATACATCAGCGGTGAAACTGGTTGGCATGCTTATTGTAGTAATTCTGACCGGAGCTGCGGTTTCCATTGCCGGCACCATTGCATTTATCGGGCTGATCATTCCGCATATTACCCGTTTTTTGGTCGGTGTGGATTATCGGTGGATCATTCCTTGCTCGGCGGTGCTCGGTGCTGTTTTGCTTGTTTTTGCTGACATAGCGGCCAGACTCGTAAATGCGCCCTTTGAAACGCCTGTCGGCGCGCTGACTTCTCTTATCGGCGTTCCCTTTTTCTTTTATTTGGCACGTCGTGAAAGGAGAGGGCTGTAA
- the fhuD gene encoding ferrichrome ABC transporter (ferrichrome-binding lipoprotein) (Evidence 2a: Function from experimental evidences in other organisms; PubMedId: 8388528, 12354229, 26919525; Product type t: transporter) has protein sequence MTHIYKKLGAAFFALLLIAALAACGNNSESKGSASDSKGAETFTYKAENGNVKIPKHPKRVVVMADGYYGYFKTLGINVVGAPENVFKNPYYKGKTNGVENIGDGTSVEKVIDLNPDLIIVWTTQGADIKKLEKIAPTVAVKYDKLDNIEQLKEFAKMTGTEDKAEKWLAKWDKKVAAAKTKIKKAVGDKTISIMQTNGKDIYVFGKDFGRGGSIIYKDLGLQATKLTKEKAIDQGPGYTSISLEKLPDFAGDYIFAGPWQSGGDDGGVFESSIWKNLNAVKNGHVYKMDPIGFYFTDPISLEGQLEFITESLTK, from the coding sequence ATGACCCATATATACAAGAAACTCGGAGCCGCGTTTTTTGCCCTGTTATTGATTGCAGCGCTGGCAGCCTGCGGGAATAACTCAGAAAGCAAAGGTTCTGCCTCTGATTCAAAAGGCGCAGAAACCTTTACATACAAGGCTGAAAACGGAAATGTAAAAATCCCGAAGCATCCTAAACGGGTGGTTGTCATGGCAGACGGCTATTACGGCTACTTCAAAACACTCGGCATCAACGTTGTAGGTGCGCCTGAGAATGTATTTAAAAACCCTTACTACAAAGGAAAAACCAACGGCGTCGAAAACATCGGAGACGGCACTTCGGTTGAAAAGGTCATTGATTTGAACCCTGACCTGATTATCGTCTGGACAACACAGGGCGCTGATATTAAAAAGCTTGAAAAAATTGCGCCGACTGTCGCAGTAAAATACGATAAGCTCGACAACATCGAACAGCTGAAAGAATTTGCAAAAATGACGGGAACTGAAGATAAAGCTGAAAAATGGCTGGCCAAGTGGGATAAAAAAGTTGCGGCCGCTAAAACAAAAATCAAAAAAGCGGTCGGTGACAAAACCATTTCCATTATGCAAACGAACGGAAAAGACATTTACGTATTTGGTAAAGACTTTGGAAGAGGCGGAAGCATCATTTACAAAGACCTCGGCCTGCAGGCTACAAAGCTGACAAAAGAAAAAGCCATTGACCAGGGGCCAGGTTATACAAGTATTTCATTAGAGAAGCTCCCTGACTTCGCCGGAGATTACATTTTCGCGGGCCCATGGCAATCAGGCGGTGATGATGGCGGCGTTTTTGAAAGCTCCATTTGGAAGAACCTGAATGCCGTTAAAAATGGCCATGTATACAAGATGGATCCGATCGGATTCTATTTCACAGACCCGATTTCATTAGAAGGACAACTGGAGTTTATTACGGAAAGCTTGACTAAATAA
- the lysP gene encoding lysine permease (Evidence 2b: Function from indirect experimental evidences (e.g. phenotypes); PubMedId: 14627808, 15849754, 16850406; Product type t: transporter) — translation MEQTKKWGFWLLTAFVVGNMVGSGIFSLPSSLASIASPFGATSAWLLTGAGVLMIALVFGHLSIRKPELTAGPQSYARALFSDPKKGNAAGFTMVWGYWVASWISNVAIITSLAGYLTSFFPILVDKREMFSIGGQEVTLGQLLTFAVCTILLWGTHAILVASINGASKLNFVTTLSKVLGFVFFIVAGLFVFQTSLFGHFYFPVQGENGTSIGIGGQVHNAAISTLWAFVGIESAVILSGRARSQRDVKRATITGLLIALSIYIIVTLITMGVLPHDKLVGSEKPFVDVLYAIVGNAGSVIMALLAILCLFGTMLGWILLGSEVPYQAAKAGDFPAFFAKTNKKGSPVIALIITNVMSQVFIFSVISRTISDAFTFLTTAATLAYLIPYLVSAIYSLKVVIKGETYDQLKGSRVRDGLIAILACAYSVFVIVTGTADLTTFILGIGLFFVGLIVYPFVSNKFQKEKQA, via the coding sequence ATGGAACAGACAAAAAAATGGGGTTTTTGGTTATTAACGGCGTTTGTCGTTGGAAATATGGTTGGATCAGGAATTTTCTCCTTGCCGAGCTCGCTTGCTTCAATTGCGAGTCCGTTTGGAGCTACGTCCGCCTGGCTTTTGACAGGTGCCGGCGTGCTGATGATTGCACTTGTGTTCGGACACTTGTCCATTCGCAAGCCTGAACTGACAGCGGGACCGCAAAGTTATGCAAGAGCGCTGTTTTCTGACCCGAAAAAAGGCAACGCTGCCGGTTTCACAATGGTGTGGGGCTACTGGGTGGCGAGCTGGATCAGTAACGTGGCGATCATCACAAGTCTCGCCGGTTACTTGACTTCGTTCTTCCCGATCTTGGTTGATAAACGTGAGATGTTTTCGATCGGCGGGCAAGAGGTGACACTCGGCCAATTACTGACGTTTGCCGTATGTACGATCTTGTTATGGGGAACGCACGCGATTCTTGTTGCCAGCATTAACGGCGCAAGTAAATTAAACTTTGTCACAACGCTTTCTAAAGTATTAGGTTTTGTCTTCTTTATCGTTGCCGGTTTGTTTGTGTTTCAAACGTCATTATTCGGTCATTTTTATTTCCCGGTTCAAGGAGAAAACGGCACAAGCATTGGAATTGGTGGCCAGGTTCATAACGCTGCGATTTCTACACTGTGGGCGTTTGTCGGAATTGAATCCGCGGTGATCCTGTCCGGCCGTGCGCGCTCTCAGCGTGATGTGAAACGTGCGACAATTACCGGCTTGCTGATTGCCTTGAGCATATATATTATTGTGACTTTAATTACGATGGGTGTTCTGCCGCATGATAAGCTTGTCGGCTCTGAAAAACCATTTGTTGATGTACTCTATGCGATTGTTGGAAACGCGGGAAGCGTGATTATGGCGCTTTTGGCTATCCTTTGTTTATTCGGAACGATGCTCGGCTGGATTTTGCTTGGCTCTGAGGTGCCATACCAAGCCGCTAAAGCAGGAGATTTCCCGGCATTTTTTGCAAAAACGAATAAAAAGGGAAGTCCGGTCATTGCACTCATTATTACAAACGTCATGTCACAGGTCTTCATTTTCTCGGTTATTTCCCGGACAATAAGTGACGCATTTACATTTTTAACGACAGCGGCTACACTCGCATATTTAATTCCGTATCTGGTATCTGCAATCTACAGCTTGAAGGTAGTCATCAAAGGTGAAACGTATGACCAGCTGAAAGGCTCCCGTGTAAGAGACGGATTGATCGCGATACTGGCGTGTGCATACTCCGTGTTTGTTATCGTAACAGGCACAGCAGATTTAACGACATTTATACTCGGCATCGGTTTATTCTTTGTCGGCTTAATCGTTTATCCATTTGTGAGTAACAAGTTCCAGAAAGAAAAACAAGCATAA
- the sspJ gene encoding small acid-soluble spore protein (Evidence 1a: Function from experimental evidences in the studied strain; PubMedId: 9852018; Product type cp: cell process), with amino-acid sequence MGFFNKDKGKRSEKEKNVIQGALEDAGSALKDDPLQEAVQKKKNNR; translated from the coding sequence ATGGGTTTCTTTAATAAAGATAAAGGAAAACGTTCCGAAAAAGAAAAAAACGTAATCCAAGGAGCTCTTGAAGATGCTGGTTCAGCTCTAAAAGATGATCCGCTTCAAGAAGCTGTGCAAAAAAAGAAAAATAATCGATAA
- the yvsG gene encoding putative membrane hydrolase (Evidence 3: Putative function from multiple computational evidences; PubMedId: 15849754, 16267290, 16850406; Product type e: enzyme) — protein MTGKTHIMGGIASCTAAAYYYGFDPVLMAASGAVGALIPDICHTQSKIGRKFPILSKVVSSVFGHRTFTHSLLFMLIMFFITSTYIPDKNISAGLMIGMASHLILDAWTVNGIKLLFPSTIRVRLPLYMKTGSFSEQLVLAGLTLASCYYFYMLFHGRMF, from the coding sequence ATGACAGGAAAAACACACATCATGGGAGGCATCGCTTCTTGTACGGCAGCGGCTTATTATTATGGATTTGATCCAGTGCTTATGGCTGCGTCAGGCGCGGTTGGAGCATTAATACCCGATATCTGCCACACACAAAGCAAAATCGGGAGAAAATTTCCTATTTTATCGAAAGTGGTCAGCTCCGTTTTTGGCCATCGCACCTTTACACACAGCCTGCTGTTTATGCTCATCATGTTTTTTATCACTTCTACATACATTCCAGATAAAAACATATCAGCCGGCCTGATGATCGGAATGGCGAGCCACTTGATTCTTGACGCTTGGACGGTGAACGGAATCAAATTATTATTCCCTTCCACGATCCGCGTTCGGCTTCCATTATATATGAAGACAGGCAGTTTTTCTGAGCAGCTCGTGCTAGCCGGCCTGACCCTTGCTTCATGTTACTACTTTTATATGCTGTTTCATGGCCGCATGTTTTAA
- the ltaSP gene encoding primase of polyglycerolphosphate lipoteichoic acid (LTA) synthesis (Evidence 1a: Function from experimental evidences in the studied strain; PubMedId: 15187182, 21255105, 23103977, 25288647; Product type e: enzyme): protein MKGTFFHNQRFLCFSILFMWIKTYVIYKLGFDLQIDTLLEELMLLVNPLSFILPLFGIGLFLKENKQRAFLLIANLVLTVILISNTIFYGFYIDFITIPVLFQASNMSDMGSSVKELFHPLFIALFVDLVFLLLFARKTKHPQTKAAPHTIKRYYAASCGMLLCTLALAEVQQPKLLAHSFDREMLVKSIGLFQFHIYDTISQTVNISAKAFADEDSITAIKNYTEADYSKPDQSKFGLAKGRNVIFVTLESTQSFVLNEKVNGKEITPFMNDLIKKSYSFDHFYQQTEQGKTSDSEFIVANSLYPSLSGAVFFTKSDHQFHTMYKSLKQHDYYSAVFHANHKTFWNRDVMYDTFGIDRFFDVDDFHVTPGTSTSWGLKDKEFLEQSAKKLKSLPQPFYSSFITLTNHFPFEIDEKDQLIDEFDSSSDLLNRYVTTVRYEDEALKHFIKKLKDEGLYENSMIVFMGDHYGISEAHNEAMAEFLGKDEITPYDNVQLQRVPFIIHIPGITDQQPETIPDAGGQVDVRPTLMHLLGVETKGDIQFGNDLLSGDRTPFAVLRNGSFITNDYVYTKNTCYSQKTGEVLEDQDACLPYKEKANEELSLSDKILNGDLLRFSE, encoded by the coding sequence ATGAAAGGAACCTTTTTTCACAATCAGCGGTTTTTATGTTTTTCGATCTTATTTATGTGGATCAAAACGTATGTGATATATAAACTCGGCTTTGATTTGCAAATCGATACTCTGTTGGAGGAGCTAATGCTGCTGGTCAACCCGCTCAGCTTTATTCTTCCTTTATTCGGGATCGGCCTGTTTCTAAAAGAAAACAAGCAGCGGGCCTTTTTGCTGATTGCCAATTTGGTTCTGACTGTTATCTTGATCTCTAATACGATTTTTTACGGCTTTTATATCGATTTTATTACCATCCCGGTTTTATTTCAGGCCAGCAACATGAGCGATATGGGCAGCAGTGTAAAAGAACTGTTCCATCCTCTGTTTATCGCCCTGTTTGTGGATTTGGTTTTTCTGCTGTTGTTCGCCAGAAAAACCAAACACCCACAGACAAAAGCCGCTCCCCACACGATCAAACGGTACTATGCAGCTTCCTGCGGAATGCTTTTATGCACACTGGCACTTGCAGAAGTACAGCAGCCGAAGCTTTTGGCACATTCTTTTGACCGGGAAATGCTAGTCAAAAGCATCGGCCTGTTTCAGTTCCATATTTACGATACAATTTCTCAGACTGTTAATATCAGCGCGAAAGCTTTTGCCGATGAAGACAGTATAACTGCCATTAAAAACTACACAGAGGCTGATTACAGCAAGCCTGATCAAAGCAAATTCGGTCTTGCAAAGGGGCGCAATGTCATCTTTGTAACACTTGAGTCGACCCAAAGCTTTGTTCTGAATGAAAAAGTAAATGGAAAAGAAATTACCCCATTTATGAATGATCTCATAAAAAAAAGCTATTCCTTTGATCATTTCTATCAGCAAACAGAACAAGGCAAAACATCAGATTCAGAATTTATCGTCGCTAACTCACTGTATCCCTCCCTTAGCGGCGCCGTCTTTTTCACGAAAAGCGACCATCAATTTCATACGATGTATAAATCGCTGAAGCAGCACGATTATTATTCAGCCGTCTTTCACGCTAACCATAAAACATTTTGGAACAGAGATGTCATGTACGATACATTTGGCATTGACCGCTTTTTTGATGTTGATGATTTTCATGTCACTCCCGGGACATCGACAAGCTGGGGCTTAAAAGACAAAGAATTTTTAGAGCAGTCCGCCAAAAAGCTGAAAAGCCTACCGCAGCCGTTCTACAGCAGTTTTATCACGTTAACGAATCATTTTCCGTTTGAGATTGATGAAAAGGATCAGCTGATAGATGAATTCGATTCAAGCAGTGATCTGTTAAACCGCTATGTGACCACGGTTCGCTATGAGGATGAAGCATTGAAGCATTTTATCAAAAAACTGAAGGACGAAGGCTTATACGAAAATTCGATGATCGTATTTATGGGAGATCATTACGGCATTTCTGAAGCCCATAACGAGGCAATGGCTGAGTTTTTAGGGAAAGACGAAATCACACCGTATGACAACGTTCAGCTCCAGCGGGTGCCGTTTATCATACATATCCCGGGAATCACCGATCAACAGCCGGAAACCATCCCTGATGCCGGGGGACAGGTCGACGTCAGGCCGACGCTGATGCATTTGCTCGGCGTTGAGACAAAAGGCGATATCCAATTCGGCAATGATTTGCTGTCGGGCGACCGCACCCCATTCGCCGTTCTGCGAAACGGCAGCTTTATTACGAACGATTATGTATACACAAAGAACACGTGCTATAGCCAAAAAACAGGTGAAGTGCTGGAAGATCAGGATGCGTGCCTCCCTTACAAGGAGAAAGCAAACGAAGAACTGTCTCTCTCTGATAAAATTTTAAATGGTGACCTGCTCAGGTTTTCCGAATGA
- the yvgK gene encoding putative molybdate binding regulator (Evidence 3: Putative function from multiple computational evidences; Product type r: regulator): protein MNETSSYTIEEVAGLLKVSKLTVYDLIKKGVLPAYRVGRQMRVDEEDLKQYKTNMRMSQPIAAKEAPKQVQEAEPDGRPNVMISGQDISMDILSKHLENAIQETPLRKYKGSLNSLIDMYQGKCDIVSLHLYDAETGQYNAPYVKRILTGEPFCLINVVLRKAGLYVQKGNPKNIQGWKDLKRADIRIINREKGSGARVLLDEQLGLLGVNPADVVGYGDIVTDHYAAASQVSSGQADAGIGAQHAAHMGSVDFIPLIDEQYDIVVLKKNEQLLKAVKEILNSEDYKANLSHLNGYETKLTGKVILET, encoded by the coding sequence ATGAATGAAACCTCTTCCTATACGATAGAAGAAGTTGCAGGTCTGCTGAAGGTATCAAAGCTGACCGTTTATGACTTGATTAAAAAAGGCGTGCTGCCTGCTTACCGTGTCGGAAGGCAGATGCGTGTGGATGAAGAAGATTTAAAGCAATATAAAACGAATATGAGAATGTCTCAGCCCATCGCTGCAAAAGAAGCGCCGAAACAGGTGCAGGAGGCTGAGCCGGACGGCAGACCAAATGTCATGATCAGCGGACAGGACATTTCGATGGATATCCTCAGCAAGCATTTGGAGAATGCCATTCAGGAGACGCCGCTCCGTAAATACAAAGGAAGCTTAAACAGCCTGATTGATATGTATCAAGGCAAGTGTGACATTGTCAGCCTCCATTTGTACGATGCAGAAACGGGCCAGTATAACGCGCCTTATGTAAAACGGATTTTGACAGGTGAACCGTTTTGTCTCATCAATGTCGTTCTCCGCAAAGCAGGACTGTATGTGCAAAAAGGGAATCCGAAAAACATTCAAGGCTGGAAAGACTTGAAAAGAGCCGATATCCGGATCATCAACAGGGAAAAGGGTTCTGGCGCAAGGGTGCTCCTTGATGAACAGCTTGGCTTGCTTGGTGTGAATCCGGCTGATGTAGTGGGATATGGCGATATCGTGACTGATCATTACGCTGCCGCTTCACAAGTTTCAAGCGGACAGGCTGACGCGGGAATCGGGGCACAGCACGCGGCACATATGGGCAGTGTTGATTTTATCCCGCTCATCGACGAACAATATGATATCGTTGTTTTGAAAAAAAATGAGCAGTTGCTCAAAGCCGTGAAGGAGATTTTGAATTCTGAGGACTACAAGGCGAATCTGTCTCATTTAAACGGCTATGAAACGAAGCTGACTGGCAAGGTGATATTGGAAACGTAA
- the modA gene encoding molybdate-binding lipoprotein (Evidence 2a: Function from experimental evidences in other organisms; PubMedId: 9302996; Product type lp : lipoprotein), with product MFKKYSIFIAALTAFLLVAGCSSNQSSTDSEKKVTLTISAAASAQDALEEIQKNYEKDHQHITIQDNYGSSGALQKQISQGAGADLFFSAAEDKFKKLVDDGDIAKKDSTELVGNEIVLVVPKNGDSPVTSFSNLAESEKIALGTPESVPAGAYGKESLTKLSLWDKVKDKIVYGKDVRQVLSYVETGNVDAGVVYKTDALVSKKVNIVDEAKADTHSPIVYPLGIVKDTKHRKEAKEFYEYLQSDEAMKVFEKYGFTAE from the coding sequence ATGTTTAAGAAGTATTCTATTTTCATCGCAGCCTTAACTGCTTTTCTGCTTGTAGCAGGCTGTTCTTCAAACCAGTCTTCAACGGACAGCGAGAAAAAAGTAACGTTAACCATCTCAGCTGCCGCCAGCGCGCAGGATGCACTTGAGGAAATCCAAAAAAATTATGAAAAAGATCATCAACATATAACCATCCAAGATAACTATGGCTCATCCGGCGCCTTGCAAAAACAGATTTCTCAAGGAGCAGGAGCAGATCTGTTCTTCTCAGCTGCTGAGGATAAATTTAAAAAGCTGGTGGATGATGGAGATATCGCAAAAAAAGACAGCACTGAATTAGTCGGTAATGAAATTGTGCTGGTCGTACCGAAAAACGGAGATTCACCTGTGACAAGCTTCAGCAATCTGGCTGAATCAGAAAAAATCGCTCTTGGCACTCCGGAATCCGTACCGGCAGGAGCTTATGGGAAAGAATCACTGACAAAGCTGTCTTTATGGGACAAAGTGAAGGATAAAATTGTGTATGGAAAAGACGTTCGCCAAGTTCTTTCTTATGTTGAAACCGGCAATGTAGACGCAGGTGTTGTTTATAAAACAGATGCCCTAGTCTCGAAAAAGGTCAACATTGTTGACGAGGCAAAAGCAGATACACACAGCCCAATTGTCTATCCGTTAGGAATCGTAAAAGATACAAAACACCGTAAGGAAGCGAAGGAATTTTACGAATACCTGCAATCTGATGAAGCAATGAAAGTATTTGAGAAATATGGCTTTACTGCCGAGTAG
- the modB gene encoding molybdenum transport permease (Evidence 2b: Function from indirect experimental evidences (e.g. phenotypes); PubMedId: 15849754, 16850406; Product type t: transporter), protein MRNMALLPSSISASEFFTPVVLSFQVAAVAGIVVIILGTLAGAWMSRASFFGKTALETCFMLPLVLPPTVVGFILIVIFGKHSFIGQAIEWIFQQPVIFTWWAAVIASAVVAFPLMYQSAKTGFADIDPDIQGAAMVDGASRWKVFIHISVPLAYPSLLTGSILSLARALGEFGATLMFAGNIPGVTQTLPTAIYVALDSGNNTLAWAWVVCIVVISFLMLFFIQQKKTH, encoded by the coding sequence TTGAGAAATATGGCTTTACTGCCGAGTAGCATAAGCGCTTCAGAATTTTTCACACCCGTTGTGCTTTCCTTTCAGGTGGCGGCAGTTGCCGGAATTGTTGTCATTATTCTCGGAACACTTGCTGGAGCATGGATGTCACGGGCATCATTTTTCGGAAAAACGGCACTCGAAACATGTTTTATGCTTCCGCTCGTTCTTCCGCCTACTGTTGTCGGTTTTATTCTGATCGTCATTTTCGGAAAGCACAGCTTCATCGGACAAGCCATCGAGTGGATTTTCCAGCAGCCTGTCATTTTCACCTGGTGGGCCGCTGTGATCGCCTCGGCTGTTGTAGCCTTTCCGCTTATGTATCAATCAGCCAAAACCGGATTTGCTGACATTGATCCCGATATACAAGGTGCGGCAATGGTAGACGGCGCTAGCAGATGGAAAGTGTTTATCCATATCTCCGTCCCGCTTGCCTATCCTTCGTTACTGACCGGAAGCATCCTTAGCCTTGCGCGGGCGCTCGGAGAATTTGGCGCAACACTCATGTTTGCAGGAAACATCCCCGGTGTTACGCAAACACTGCCGACGGCGATATATGTCGCATTGGATTCCGGCAACAATACCCTTGCTTGGGCGTGGGTCGTCTGTATTGTTGTCATTTCCTTTTTGATGCTGTTTTTCATTCAACAGAAAAAAACGCACTAA
- the pgoN gene encoding promiscuous glyoxal/methylglyoxal reductase (Evidence 1a: Function from experimental evidences in the studied strain; PubMedId: 11544192, 16232966, 17114254, 19585557; Product type e: enzyme), translating into MPTSLKDTVKLHNGVEMPWFGLGVFKVENGNEATESVKAAIKNGYRSIDTAAIYKNEEGVGIGIKESGVAREELFITSKVWNEDQGYETTLAAFEKSLERLQLDYLDLYLIHWPGKDKYKDTWRALEKLYKDGKIRAIGVSNFQVHHLEELLKDAEIKPMVNQVEFHPRLTQKELRDYCKGQGIQLEAWSPLMQGQLLDNEVLTQIAEKHNKSVAQVILRWDLQHGVVTIPKSIKEHRIIENADIFDFELSQEDMDKIDALNKDERVGPNPDELLF; encoded by the coding sequence GTGCCAACAAGTTTAAAAGATACTGTAAAGTTACATAACGGAGTTGAAATGCCTTGGTTCGGTCTGGGCGTTTTTAAAGTAGAAAATGGTAATGAAGCGACTGAATCAGTGAAAGCGGCAATTAAAAATGGCTATCGCAGTATTGATACAGCAGCGATCTACAAAAATGAAGAAGGCGTTGGCATCGGGATTAAAGAATCCGGTGTGGCAAGAGAAGAGCTCTTCATCACATCAAAAGTGTGGAATGAAGATCAAGGCTATGAAACAACGCTTGCTGCCTTTGAAAAAAGCCTAGAAAGACTGCAGCTTGATTACTTAGATTTATATTTGATCCATTGGCCTGGCAAAGATAAATATAAAGATACATGGCGCGCGCTTGAAAAGCTGTACAAAGACGGCAAAATTCGCGCGATCGGCGTCAGCAATTTCCAAGTTCATCATTTAGAAGAGCTGTTGAAAGATGCTGAAATCAAACCGATGGTGAACCAAGTTGAATTTCACCCTCGCTTGACGCAAAAAGAATTAAGAGATTACTGCAAAGGGCAAGGCATTCAGCTGGAAGCGTGGTCTCCGCTCATGCAGGGACAGCTTTTGGATAACGAAGTACTGACACAGATTGCTGAAAAACACAATAAATCTGTGGCTCAAGTGATTTTGCGCTGGGATCTGCAGCATGGAGTTGTAACCATTCCAAAATCCATTAAAGAACACCGTATCATCGAAAACGCTGATATTTTTGATTTCGAATTGTCTCAAGAAGACATGGACAAAATTGACGCATTAAATAAAGATGAGCGTGTCGGTCCAAATCCTGATGAGCTTCTGTTTTAA